One genomic segment of Coffea arabica cultivar ET-39 chromosome 6e, Coffea Arabica ET-39 HiFi, whole genome shotgun sequence includes these proteins:
- the LOC113695681 gene encoding dnaJ protein ERDJ2-like translates to MAAAEENSTLFPIFILTLMAFPLVPYTLIKLFHAVSKKTTNINCQCSVCFRSGKYRKSIFKRISNFSTYSNLTLVLLWVIMAVLAYYIKHISSEIQVFEPFNILGLEAGASDSEIKKAYRRLSIQYHPDKNPDPEAHKYFVDYISKAYQALTDPVSRENFEKYGHPDGRQGLQMGIALPKFLLDIDGSSGGILLLGIVGVCIILPLMIAVIYLSRSAKYTGNYVMHSTIYAYYISMKPSLAPSKVLDLFVKATEYRDTPVHRIDEEPLQKLFVLVRSELNLDVKNIRQEQAKFFKQHPGYVKSELLIQAHLTRETSDLSPNLQRDLKRVLELAPRLLEELMKMTLIPRTAQGHGWLRPATGVVELSQCIVQAVPLSARKATGSSEGYAPFLQLPHFSETVVKKIARKKIRTFQDFRDMKLEERAELLSQVAGFSALESEDVEKVLQMMPSISLDISCETEGEEGIQEGDIVTLHAWITLERGNGLIRALPHAPYFPCDKEENFWLLLADSLSNDVWISQRVNFMDEATAIIAASKAIQELKEGSGASARDVKATVKEAIAKVKKGSRLVMGKFQAPAEGNYNLTSLCLCDSWIGCDVKSNLKLKVLKRSRAGTRGVVSTDEVPTVEDGIEEEDEEEEEEYDDYESEYSEDEEDVKDTKSRGAVANGSAHSKSNGSSSDSSGSEED, encoded by the exons ATGGCTGCAGCAGAAGAGAATAGTACTCTCTTCCCAATATTTATATTGACACTAATGGCTTTTCCTCTAGTACCGTACACATTAATCAAGTTATTCCATGCTGTTTCAAAGAAAACTACAAACATTAACTGTCAGTGTTCAGTTTGTTTTCGGTCTGGGAAATATCGCAAATCAATCTTCAAGCGG ATTTCAAACTTTTCGACTTATAGTAATTTGACACTTGTACTCTTGTGGGTCATCATGGCAGTTTTGGCTTATTACATCAAACATATTAGCAGCGAG ATCCAAGTGTTTGAGCCATTCAATATTCTGGGACTGGAAGCTGGAGCTTCTGATTCTGAAATTAAGAAGGCATATAGGAGACTTTCCATTCAGTACCATCCTGATAAAAATCCAGATCCAG AGGCACATAAATATTTCGTGGATTACATTTCAAAGGCTTATCAAGCTTTAACAGACCCAGTATCACGTGAGAACTTTGAAAAGTATGGTCATCCTGATGGAAGGCAG GGTCTTCAAATGGGCATAGCCCTTCCTAAATTCCTGCTAGACATTGACGGATCATCTGGTGGAATACTTTTGCTTGGCATAGTTGGAGTTTGCATCATTTTGCCTTTGATGATTGCTGTCATATATTTATCAAGATCTGCAAAATATACTGGAAACTATGTGATGCACTCAACGATCTATGCATATTACATCAGCATGAAGCCGTCTTTAGCTCCAAG TAAAGTCTTGGATCTCTTCGTGAAGGCTACTGAGTACAGGGACACTCCTGTCCATCGGATTGATGAAGAGCCTCTTCAGAAACTTTTTGTATTAGTCAGGAGTGAGTTGAATTTAGACGTGAAGAACATCCGCCAAGAACAAGCAAAGTTCTTTAAGCAACATCCTGGCTATGTGAAG TCTGAATTATTGATTCAAGCTCATTTAACTCGTGAAACATCAGATTTATCTCCAAACTTGCAACGTGATTTGAAACGGGTGCTTGAACTTGCTCCTCGTCTTCTTGAAGAATTGATGAAG ATGACACTCATACCTCGCACTGCACAGGGGCATGGATGGCTGAGACCTGCAACTGGCGTAGTTGAACTGTCCCAGTGTATCGTTCAG GCAGTTCCATTAAGCGCAAGAAAAGCAACTGGATCTAGTGAGGGCTATGCACCTTTTCTGCAGCTGCCACATTTCAGTGAGACAGTGGTGAAAAAGATTGCAAGAaag aaaattcgCACATTTCAAGACTTCCGAGATATGAAACTGGAAGAGCGTGCGGAGCTTCTCAGTCAGGTTGCTGGGTTCTCTGCTTTGGAATCAGAAGATGTGGAGAAGGTTCTTCAAATGATGCCTTCAATTTCACTTGATATCTCGTGTGAGACTGAAGGTGAAGAGGGGATACAAGAGGGTGACATAGTCACACTGCATGCTTGGATCACTCTTGAGCGTGGCAATGGTTTGATTCGTGCCCTTCCACATGCTCCATATTTTCCCTGCGACAAAGAGGAGAATTTCTGGTTGCTGCTTGCGGACTCTCTGTCAAATGATGTCTGGATATCCCAGAGGGTCAACTTTATGGATGAAGCTACAGCCATCATTGCTGCATCAAAAGCAATTCAAGAGTTGAAAGAAGGCTCCGGTGCTAGTGCAAGGGATGTAAAAGCAACTGTTAAAGAAGCAATTGCTAAGGTTAAAAAGGGATCTAGGCTAGTAATGGGCAAGTTCCAAGCTCCAGCTGAGGGAAACTACAACTTGACTTCTCTTTGCTTGTGCGACTCCTGGATTGGCTGTGATGTGAAGTCAAATCTGAAGTTGAAGGTTTTGAAACGCAGCAGGGCAGGTACAAGGGGCGTTGTCTCAACGGATGAGGTACCGACGGTGGAGGATGGAATTGAGGAGGAAgatgaggaggaagaagaagaatatgaTGATTATGAGAGTGAGTATAGTGAAGACGAAGAGGACGTGAAAGACACAAAGAGCAGAGGGGCTGTAGCCAATGGTTCTGCTCACAGTAAAAGTAATGGTTCAAGCTCTGATAGTTCAGGAAGTGAGGAAGATTAG
- the LOC113697428 gene encoding tyrosine-protein phosphatase RLPH2, translating to MEGRNVEAQDPNSTQKHRVVCCIGDLHGYVTKLQRLWTNLETLIGPSDFESALVIFLGDYCDRGPDTRKVIDFLISLPSKYPKQSHVFLCGNHDLAFGAFLGVLPRPPDGSPFSETWKEYEMNEEREGWYKGEGFENMHVQGRRWAGKITVRFNALKGTEYKGSIYDACPTFESYGVPHGSADLMKAVPDEHKKFLADLVWVHDEDNISIETEEGIKNCKLIAVHAGLEKDKEIQKQMESLKAKDTRISKVEALSGRKNVWEIPQELTKSPTIVLSGHHGKLHVEGLRLIIDQGGGLENNPVAAMVLPSRMVVRDTDDLIK from the exons ATGGAAGGGCGAAATGTTGAAGCTCAAGACCCCAACTCCACCCAAAAACACCGAGTGGTCTGTTGCATAGGTGATCTTCATGGGTACGTGACCAAGCTCCAGAGACTCTGGACAAATCTTGAAACCCTCATAGGCCCGTCTGATTTTGAGTCTGCCCTCGTCATTTTCTTGGGTGATTATTGCGATAGAGGTCCTGACACCCGCAAAGTCATAGATTTCTTGATATCTTTGCCCTCGAAATACCCGAAACAGTCCCACGTTTTTCTGTGTGGGAACCATGATCTTGCCTTTGGGGCGTTCTTGGGGGTCCTTCCCAGGCCCCCGGATGGCTCCCCCTTCTCGGAGACTTGGAAGGAGTATGAGATGAATGAGGAGAGAGAGGGGTGGTATAAAGGTGAGGGCTTTGAGAATATGCATGTGCAGGGAAGGAGATGGGCTGGCAAAATTACTGTCAGATTTAATGCGCTGAAGGGCACTGAGTACAAGGGATCGATTTATGATGCTTGCCCCACGTTTGAATCTTATGGAGTTCCACATGGATCTGCTG ATTTGATGAAGGCTGTTCCTGATGAACATAAAAAGTTCCTTGCTGATTTGGTTTGGGTCCATGACGAG GATAACATCAGCATAGAGACTGAGGAAGGGATTAAAAACTGTAAATTGATTGCTGTACATGCTGGTTTGGAGAAAGATAAAGAGATTCAAAAACAGATGGAATCTCTGAAAGCCAAGGACACGAGGATTTCTAAAGTGGAAGCTCTCAGTGGGAGGAAAAATGTCTGGGAAATTCCTCAg GAACTTACTAAATCCCCAACGATTGTGTTGAGTGGTCATCATGGAAAGCTCCACGTCGAAGGGCTTCGGTTGATAATAGATCAAGGTGGTGGACTGGAGAATAATCCTGTGGCTGCAATGGTGCTTCCGTCTAGGATGGTTGTCCGTGATACCGACGATTTGATAAAGTAA